DNA from Oxyura jamaicensis isolate SHBP4307 breed ruddy duck chromosome 4, BPBGC_Ojam_1.0, whole genome shotgun sequence:
GAGTTTCCAACCCTTTGTTCAGGATCTTGTCAGTATTATACTGGTAAATCACTTGCACAATGAAAAGTATACCAAATTAGACACGGGAACCCAGCCTAAGATGAAATAATAAGATTTATGGaaacttttcatattttagttaccgatttttttttttggagttaaTAAATTCAAGTGTTAGCCTTTTATCGAATTGAGCCGCTAGAGGGAGTGCTTGCAGTAAACAACAGTTGAAGAAACTACAACATAAAGCAGTGTGAACGAGCAGAACGACACTTAGTGTTCCTCTGTTTATTTGTTAGGGAAAAAAGTTCTGGTACGTGCTCAGAATTTTCTTATACTGGACTGTTTACTGAGAATAAGAACTGCATTCAGTGGGTagaccttttttaaaaaaataactgctgcaggttattgttaaaaataactgttaatattgttaaaaaataactgttgCAGGTTGATGAATGCTTGTATTTCTGTCCAGAGTCTGTAGCTGAAGTTTTGAAATTATGGTGCTGTTATGTCGGTGTTACCCTTGTCATCACCAACCTGCCTGGCCAAGaagaattctgatttttttaaatctagctCTAATCTTTTTCCATGCTGTAAAATGCCAAAAGGCAACACTGATTATAATTTGCTTCATactttatttctaataaaatatttaaaagtcagGTTATAACTAAATTTTTTCTGGCTCTGGGTACAAATTACAGttacaaaaaaatcttagttAAATTCAGATAGATTTTCCTagagttttcttcatttctctgtggatttttactcatttatttattttttgggggtCTTGTTAGAATCCTTCAGGTTCCAGCTGCCTATTCCCCTATTGATCCAGATGCACCACCAGTGTTATCTACATATTTCATAAGGAAATGCAATCTTCAACATATTCTTGTTGAGAATGACAAAATAAAGGTAAGTGTTCAGGCTTCTACAGAAGCATCAAAGCACAATTTAGAAATGTGTAGCTATTCAGATTGTATTCTGTTTCCATAAGCTTGGtcaggcttgtttttttttttttttttttttttttcatgacaagaggctttcattcagaaaagcaCATCTTTAAAATTAGAAGTACAAAGTGCTTCTCCCTTGTTCAGAAAAATTCTTTGTCCTCCATGGAattcttttgtatgttttcccttttcattatTTGCTCAGGTGTTTATTTCTCATTCATAAAGTCTGTGTTTACTCATATTTAATATACAAACATATATGAGCTTAAAACTATCTGGTGTAAGTCCTCCTGAATAAAGGGGTTAAAGattatttgtgaaaaatgtTGTTCCATATTTCATTACATATGGTAGAACAATAGCACATCCTGATTTCTGCTGTTtaaattgttcattttattttacagaaattccAGATGTCCCACACTGGCTGGTTTTCCTGCAATTCTTCCGCAGTGGAACATATGGGTTTAACTCTCTTCCAAGCAAGCTGGAGCAATACTGATGTAAATTCACAAGTAGACAATGTGAACAGTAAATTTGAACCTTTCAAAGCTATGGCTAACTCACAGCCAGGAAATACTGTTTGCCCAGAGCAACTCAAAGTAAAAACATCAGAAGGAGAATACATGGATGTTGGCCAGAAATGCTCTTTAGCTTACGTCTTGCATACATCAGGAACTACTGGGACCCCCAAAATTGTCAGAGTACCTCATAAATGTATAGTGCCAAATATTCAGCATCTTAAGTACGTGTGGTTTccagtttttcctttaaaagcttttacaaATTTGATATTTAGGGACTCTCTAAGCATTTCAGAGGGATGTACATTGGGTCTTTGCTAACACTGTTTCACTTCTTCCCttgcttttcagatttctttgtGGGTGTTTCTATTGTTTCAAAATAGTATcataaagttttgtttctttcagtgtaatttttaatgtgtaaatgtgcttttaagttatttttaaaataagcttatattgttgtttttctttttaaattatgttttaaaatgtgttttgctcatttttttatGGGTGTACTTCAAATAATGTGCTGCTGTAAGTTTTGTATTGCTGGTTTGCTGCTTAAAAGAAATAGATaacaaagttaatttttcacagttatagtttatatattttttttgtagtttttaaatCCTAATTCCTTTTTAGTCTCCTTGGATTGCTTTCTGTTCTATTTAATAATTTCTAGAAAATCTATTTATGGGAAATAacagttgtgtgttttttttaaaaaaatgagcacCCATTAGTTGAAATACATCTTTCAGCATGCTGTATTGGTGTGTAATATGGTGGATAAACTTGTAAAAGGACCTCATTAGTTTATATCAATAGTTACGGTCTTGATACAGGAGCTCTTGCTGAAATTGACTGGTCTGCATATTCAGGCAGCATGCCTTCATATTCAGAGTAGTCTGTAACCCCTTGGCATTGCTTAAGTGAGGAACCtcttttgtgctgctcttctAGTTTGGAGTTGATTTTTTAACAACATGGATCAGGTTTGTAACTCCTGGCTTTCTTGTTTCAGATCCATATTTGAGATCACACAGGATGACGTGCTATTCCTGGCTTCTCCTCTAACATTTGACCCATCTGTGGTTGAAATGTTCATTGCGCTGACCAGTGGAGCCTCGATTCTAGTAGTCCCAAACACTGTTAAAATGATGCCTTTGGAGCTGTCTGCTGCTCTGTTTCGCCATCACCATGTGACAGTTCTGCAGGTAGGCAACACCTAAGATGAcgtttttcagtgtttcacttCTCACCTTTCCTAATGTGCGTTACTTTTTCATCAGTCTAAACAGTAACGACAGGAGTGTTCTTCCTGGAGAGGAGCTCATGCTAtcctttttctgtaaaacattaGCTCTTCAGCAAACTACCATTTGAAGGAAGCGTCATACAGTTTGCAACAGAAAGCAATGAACTGAAGATAAAACCAACATCCATCTTCAGGAtccattaatttttaagaattaattaaattatggAGTAAGCTGTTAGAAACATGTTAGCACTGTGCAATAGACTTGATCTTGGAGCCATTCCTCAAACAATTTTTGAATTTTAGCGGTAGTCTCTGTActgaaaatacaactgaaataGTGCCATTGATAGGATGATAAaatgttagttttgtttgtttgtttgttttaacaataATGAGAGAAATAGAATAATTGATTCCCCAGCAAcacttttactgttttaatgCCATCTAATTATATGAGGCTTCATTTGTTCCTTCTGTGTTAGAATAGGAATATCTCATTTTTAACaactttaaaattcatttttggaATATTTGCTTGAAGTTATGAGCATCAAGCGTGGTTGAATAATGCTGGCCTTTTACCTGGCAGTGTAACAAAGTATTTTGTAAAGCTAGGTAAAGCAGAAACTCTACAGAAGAATGTAAATTGGTGCTGATAGTACTCATGAAAGGCTTCACACAATATAGAAAACCTTGCAAAATAGCAGCACACTCTATACTGACATCTGATGGTTGATGCCATCTACTGTACAGAGATAATGGTTAAGTAGATCCATAACATAAATATGATAGTAGATATAAAGCAAGAAGAGGTACACatatgggggagaaaaaaaaagtaacaggtgtttctcatcttttttaACATGAATCATTCAGGCAACACCAACACTTCTCAGGAGGTTTGGAGCTCACATTATTAAGTCAACAGTGTTATCTGCAGATACTTCACTCCGAGTCTTAGCCCTTGGTGGTGAAGCATTTTCCGTACTGAGTGTCTTGAGAAGTTGGAAGCACAAGGAGAAcagaacaagtatttttaatctATATGGTATCACCGAAGTGTCAAGCTGGGCCACTTGCTACAAGATTCCTGAAGAGGTTTTTAGTGCTGATTTTAGGTAGGAAATTCCATTTGTTTTGTGGCTTGGTGTGTGAATGctaaaaatcagcagaaatgaAACCTAGGTCTCCTGTTTCCAGGACTACTTGATTCCTCATCAGTGTTTATGCCAGTAGAAGTTACACATGTTTTTTATGTAGAAATAGGCAAATCTGACCATTTCTCACATTGTTACAGCCCCCTCAAGTAAAAGTTGTTGAGTGATGTTTGAACTGTAAAACCTCAGCCTGAAATCCTGCATACTTGTAACACTGCTTCATGCAGTGTCATGATGGGCTCTGATTTGGTCATCACTCTATCTAGACTTCTTCCTCATCCCAGCCTGCCTTCCCACtggtggacctggactggccTAGTCCAGGTTGTGCTATCTCTGTGGTGGTACTGGCTTGGTGTTACACCTCTGCAGGCAAATAGCTCCTACCCAATTTGTTAGCAACTTCAGTTAGCCCTACTCTTGCTCCTCGTGAAGCTTTTCCAGTGAGATCTTGCATATTCAAATAGAAGAAACCTAATAGAGCTGTCAGTGGGAGTAGAAAAATGAGGCTCTTTAACTCTTAATCATAGCCCCTGAACAAAGATACCTTCGTAGCTTAGTTCTGTCAAGTTTAGAAGGTTGCTTCTGAGATTTACTTATCTGAAGCAAAAATACTCAGAGATGACTTTCAAATGTAATCAATAGATGTAAGAGTAGTTCTTACCACTACAGTGCTTTTACCTACAGTTTTAAAACTCCACAAATGGAGAAGTGGAGActaattactgattttttttctgacattggATAATACAGTGTTGAACAAATGATCCCACTGATGTTACTTGACAAGCACGGATGACAAAAATTTGTACAAAGTGGCTCACCCAAGGTTTCACAGTCCTTTTAGTTGGACTTCCAGAAGTActttcttttcatcatttaGCACTCTTCTATTTTCACAcaattaaagactttttttttttgtttgttcattgtaTTTCATAAAGAGAGTTGCAGGAGTGTCAAGGCCATGAGAGGTTCTTTGAGTTAgctcagtgttttgtttgttctctgaaaTGTGTAATTATTCTCTGGCATGGTGTTGTACATGTGACTTCAGTTAGACACATCCTATGAAATGGGATGTTTCAGACAAATGCTGTGATATTTAACCTGGTGCTTTAACAACTGAAGACTGAAAATGGTGGATGGTCATAAACCGTTGTCAAATTCTCCAGCAAAACTCCTGAATAAGCAAGGACTCTTCTAGATGTGGCCTGTTATTTAATAactgttctgcagaaaatgtgagTTCTTTTACAGCACTGAAATTTTCTGATTCTAGtgtttcattctgctttctctgaGTCCAGACATTGGCTTCTCCTCAGTGAAGCTGTTTTTTCTACTCAAAGTTTCTGTGCTCAGGAGATaatctgttgcttttctgttcaaACTAAGGTGCAGTTGGAATGCTGAAAATTTGTATAGTCTGTGACTGTTGGCTCTTGCTCTTCACATTGCAGTCTGTTCCCTCCAAGCGTAAGGGAATTACAGTTTCTTTGCAGTAAACAAATAAGCAGCCCAAGACCAAAAACAGGACAGATGGTTTTATGCCTTCTGCACTTCTTAGTATTGGTAGGACAATTGGAGTGCAGTGGTCTGTTACGTTTGCTATCTAAATTATAAAAACCGGCACAGTTTCTAGAGAACACTAGAATATCAAAAAACCAGCAGAAAAGTTAGTGCATTATTGGTCTGTCTCCCCTCTGTTTTTTAGATAGGTTTGGCAAAATTAAACCTGTAATCTCaagtctcttaaaaataatgtcaaaatgaatttgttgttgttgtttttaattttgctgttttataatATATGTAGtaatcttgtttgtttgtttgtttgttttgtagttgctatattttactttttttttttttaattattattattttcgTTGGGACTTTCCCATGGTGTGGGGTAAACATACTGAATATCAGGGATGCTTTCTCTTTGCCAAGTAATTCTGTTTTGAAGCTGAACAgagcaaggaaaagaagatccccacttgggaaaaaatacaaaatttgagTGCGTTTTGGCTAACGCAGGATAAAGCATTCAGTGACTGatcagaaaaaagaagagatttcAACAGCCTAAATAGCAGGGATTGAGCAAGAGTATTACGTTCAAATAGGAGACTTTATGATCAAAGTTGAGCTGAAACACATGCCTAACTTGATATATtaccaaaattatttcaagttacttttttattttatttgactaaaaaaatatattattctctACTTTCACTCAGAAGTAGTGTCTGTATTCAGTGAATGAGGTTTTGCAAAGTGCTTgcaaaagggaaaggaattagTTGGCCTGCAGCTCGGTGGAAGAATTCTGTAATAAGATACATGATATTGAAATTGCTGTTCCTTTTATTGCAGGTTTTTCTGGAAGAGTCATCTGTATTCATTGACACAATATCAGTAACCAACAAGAATAAAAGCCCAAACTAGGGTAGGGAAAGAATGAATTAGGAAGTGTTTATGTGTTTAAAATGGTTGAACTTGATAGAGGTTCAACCAGGGGGACTTAAAAGCTGGCAGAAACTCAGGGTACTCTCAGGGGATTTCATCATCCATTAAGCCTTATTTTCTATCATTctctgggtgtttttttgtaTATGATAATGAAACCCATGCACATGGATGAAGTTTTAAATTTTGAACAAATAGAGCagttttttaagaagaaatatttgtagAAAGAAGCCCCAGCCATCTACTCTTGCCCTGATCTTTTAAAAGACTGTATGTTAAATTGTTCGTGGAATGGTTGTTTTGTGTTCAGAAGGGAAAGATTTTtactgcttctctcttcaatatATTTAGAACTGATTTCTCTGTACCTTTGGGATCACCGCTCCTTGGAACAACAGTTGAGGTCAGAGACGACAACGGTTCTGCAGTTCTAGAAGGCGAGGGACAAGTATTTATaggttattttatattttttgttcttctaaGATACTTTTCCTAATTGAGTTTTAGtaatatgttgatttttttttttttacttggtgCCTACCTCTAATAAACAGATTAACGTAACATTGTAAATTCCCATTGGGCTGGGAACCTTGATGGCATTTTAGGTTGTTGGAATGATGGACAGGAAATTACCACCATTTCATCTGCATGCTGCTTTCATTATACTGATtatctattttttctccttgcaatTTTGATGCTTAACTGTAGTAATTTACATGTTGGAACTGAATTAACTGTATAGCCCAAGTGGTACAGTGTAGAAGTTTAGacattgataaaaaaaaaaaaaaaaaaacaacttttgctATTTATAATGCTTGCTAGCATTTAGGAGAATTTAATCAAACActcagtatttttataataatttcatttgcaattaGCCATTTAATAATGACCACAGTCTTTTCTTGTGTAGGTGGTGAAGAACGAATTTGCTTTCTTGATGATGAGATAACTGTACCCCCGGGCACAATGAGAGAAACGGGGGATTTTGTAAGAGTGCAGAATGCGCAGATGGTCTTCTTGGGTCGGAAAGACAATCAGATTAAACGTCATGGCAAACGTTTTAATATTGAATGTTTGCAGCAGGTAATACAACATCTAATGTTATgcagagtggctgagggagctgaggttgtttagcctagagacAAGGCTtgggggagaccttattgctctctccagttaccttaaaggaggctatagtgAGGTGGGGATCTGGCTCTTCTCCTAAGCACTAAGTGataagaggaaatggccttaagttgcGCCAGAGGAGATTTAAGTTggctattaggaaaaaaatattcactgaaaagggtgtgaagtattggaacaggctgcctggggaagtgcttgagtcaccatccctggacatcttcaaaaaacatgtagagcttagtgacatggttcAATGGTGGGCTTGGCACTGCTGGGTTAAAGGTTGGATTgggtgatcttagaggtcttttccaacctaaatggttctgtggttctatgattctaatgaGTAGAGTATGTCAGTACAGAAGAGCAGGCGTAATGCTCATGCATCATTACCACCAGAAATCTGTATGTACTCAGATGATTTTTAGAAGGCTTGAATAAATTAGGAGGATGTATTATCAACAATCTAGTTATGTAATAGAGGTACCTAGAAAGGAGGAGTTCGGTTTTGTGTTCTTAGAAATCTATTTTATTGTATGTTTTATTCCAGCAGAATTGAAAACTGTATATGCAgatgaacattttcaaatggTGCACTGCAGTGCTTGCATAATCTTTTGATaaactgcatttcaaagcaaaaccaatattttttaattacaggctGCTGAAGATCTTTGTCAGGTAGAAGCTTGTGCAGTGACCTGGTATCAGCAAGAAAAACTTATCCTATTTGTTGTGCCCAGTGATGAtttagaagagagagaaattgttAAAGAACTTCAAAAACGTCTGCCAGCTCACGCAATTCCTGATGAGCTTGTATGGATTAAATCTTTGCCTTTGACATCACATGGTAAGTGAAACTATAAGTACCCTTGCCACTTGCTGTAATGGTctccattctttttttgttgttgttaattgaCCCAAAACTTGTCATGCTTTTTAAACACACAGATCAGATAACTAACACCTAGTAGGAAATCTTGACCATGTATTATGTGTGCTTGATAATGTTTCATTCAAGATTCAAAAAGTAGCAGTAAAATCAATTTAGTATtaaaactgcactttttttttttcctcagtcactTCTGTTGCAGTCTGTGACCAAACCCTGACTTCTCTCAGGGAAAGATCATGCACTGAAAGGGGGATTATGCGGGAGGCTAGAGTAAATTTTCAAAAACCTTATTGGGTTCTGTTGAGTGTAGTTGGTtgactggattaaaaaaaaaaatgcagttgaaTGGAAGCCTGTAAAAGAGTAAGATAACTATTTGGGGAGAGCAAGCTTTGGAAGTGTAAATGctgaaaagcaatgaaaaaaatcatactttattttctacaaagGCAAAGTTGATATATCTGAACTGAACAAGATTTACCGCAACCATCTAAACTCCAGAAGGCGTGACAGTAAGCTGAATGGCGCAGAGGAATTGTGGGAAAGATTGCAGTATTTATGGAAGGTAGTATTTTGAGCTGCCTTTTTATCTTTGCAAGTAGATCATTATACATGTGTCAGGAATTAAACAGTTTTAAGAAGTATGACTAATGCAGCCAGAACATTCTTGCTGCCTATACATTCACGTATTACAGCTCTTTCTGTTCAGTTAATACTTAAATATAGTTGCTGTGTAACGGCCAGGAGGGACTCATTTATGTTTCTGTATCAGATAAAGCTGCAGACTGTGAAGGTATAAGCAATTAGCATAGGAAGGATGTAATCTGTCAGCAGCTTTTTGAATACTGCTTCACTTGCCAAGTAAGGTATCCCTAAGGGAAACGAGGAACTGGGACGTGGAAATTTTGTACAAAATAGCTACTGTGTTAGTAGAGTTTCTTATTTCTAAAGATAATTACAAATtgaagagtcttttttttttttaaaaaggtggcACAGTTACGTAATTATCTCTTGGACCGTCTCACTGTATTGTTCCTAAACTTCTGTGGTAAAGGCTTGTTTTTCACAGTACTCAAATGTGACGCCAAACAGTATTAGATTTTTTTGAAAGGTACGCGTCTAAATTTCACCTGAAAGTGGGATTTGCTGTGGTTAGGACTTGAATACATATGTATTCAAGCTGGTGATGCAATTTGCTATGCCTGTGCTGATTCTTAACTGTGTTGGTGGCTATAGAAATGATAACCAAGGGGGTGGGACGTGCCCTACATCTAGTTTGAACAGTAGAATGCAGCCTCCAAAATCAGAGGGTTTGGAACTTCATAACTTGACTTAAGAAGCAGGGAGTGCAGTGACAGGAGACGTAGTAATTGCTCTTTGTTGTAATAACAATGTTGAATCTGTAATCCTTTGTGAATTGGAAGGGGTTATAGCTTCAAAAGAAGGTAGATAAATAGGTTACTTAAatcattcaaaaacaaaagataCTGGTTTATATAAATCTTACTAAAAACCAGTTTTATTTAAAGGCATCTATATTTTATCTGAGAAGTAGTGTAGGTGTCATTAGTAAATAGTATTGAGATTGAAAATGGCcaacaaaaatacagcacatTCTGCTTCAGTTCCTTATACTGCAGAATTggaaatgagcaaaaaaaatgtgtagtaTTGAACTAGCATCTCCCTGTTCCCACGTTCTCCTGTTCCTCCCCAGCTCATGTTCTGTCAGTATCTCTGCAAAGTTTCAGAGGAACGGACTTTCCTCAGTTCCTGTTAATTTTTAGTGGGACTTCTGGGTATTCAGTAGAATATTACCCGCCTTAAGTTTTTCTGTGTGACGTGGTGGAAGATTAATgaactgttttccttcttttctctagtCTGTTCTGGGTTTCCTAGGTGATTCCAGTGGAATTTCTAGAGACGCAGTATTTCTTCACAGTGGTGGAGACTCCTTAAAGGCTCTTCAATTTTATGATGAAATTGAGGTGCTAGtaggcagagctgtgcctggACTCCTGGAAGTTATCCTCAGCCGCACAATTGAACAGGTTTATACACATATTCTTAAAACTGTGTTTCCGGATGAAGACCAACTAATAAATAATGACAATgctttgaagagaaaattaagtAGAAACAATGGAGAGGAAATCCATGGAAAATGTAGtaaactgaaatctgaaataaattttgaggTTGTTCCaggattaatttcatttattgcGCTGAGCAGaggaaatcattttctttctacgAATTTCACCAAGTCTTTAATGCAACCCAATAATACAGCACAGGTAGGAGTGGAACCACTACAACAACCATCCCTTCTGCATTTAGCGACTCCAAGTATAATGAAAAGCCCCGTGCAAGGGCAcgaaatggagaaaaacagaattttaacaGTTACCAACAAGGCACATAAAACTGACTGTAGCTCTGTGCAGCAACTCCATGCAGAATGTAGTCACATAGCAACGGCAGAGTTGACATTATTCACAAGATGGAAgtcaaatacaagaaaatgtgTTGATGCATCGCCGCTGGTTATAATACCATTTAAAGATGAACTATCTGCATCTGTGTATGTTGGCTCTCACTCTCACACAATGCAGGCCGTTGATCTAGATTCGGGAGAAATAAAATGGGAGAAGACCCTTGGAGATCGTATTGAATCTTCTGCCTGCATATCTAAGTGTGGGAATTTCATCATCGTCGGTATGTCCTTTGttttagctttcatttcagattcatttttctGCTAAATACGAAATGAGTAATGTAGAACATTGTTTCTTACCTCAGAATGACTTCCATCTATACTTATCCATGAACTTGCATGTCTGCTTCAGGGCTAGTTTGTTGTAAAACAGGGAAGAAGGAATAAGTAATTCAAGTTTCATGATAACCTGTGATGGAGATTATTTAACATACTGTTCAGTTGTGGGTGATGATATGTGAATTTCTTAGAAAGGCCTTGTTAAGGAATAAGCAGTAGGTGcagtttcttttcagtggttgATTGAGGTGTGACCATTAcgctgttttttaaaaaatgtatggaAAGGTGATACAGTCTTAGAGCCTCTTTGAATATTGATAGAGGTAGAAGTCAGTATGTGGTGCCTCAGATaattaaacagtgaaaaataatctCCTTTAACTATGCATTTGTAAATATAAGTGACATGGAAATGTTTGGATAGCTTTTGGTTTATAAACATGAGTTTGGGAAAGTAAGTTTTTAATCCATTATTGTTTGTGAATTTTAAGGACAGTTGGCTATTGATGTGTAGCATTGACTTTTTATAAAACTTTGTCAGTTAGGACCAGTGTGCTCTATTTTTTGTCAGATCTGTTGCCAACAGAGTTACCACTATTTGTCTTAGCATTATCTTTTTAGCTAGAGTGCATACATCACTGGTGAGCACAGATGTCCAGATGATGAGGTTTTTATGCAGAGCTAatgttgccatttttttctactattttgATTGCTGTTTACTCTGACaacaaaaatgaatgttttcttaaGACCAAAAGTTTCTATAACTGCAGTTTCCATTAGAAAACATACAGACTTTAttctttcagcatctttgtgttcataaaggaaaattaaagagaGAGGTCATTAGAAAAATCTTCCCCCTTTTCAGCAACTCTACTTGTCTTCTAATATTACTATTATAAAATTTGGTAGAATGGCAATGAAATAACTGTATTCTAAATGTCACCTGGACGGAACACACAGAATGATGAACTTTGAGTGTAGCAGACTCAACTTCAAGTTTGAATGATCAACTTGGAGGAGCAGCTTTGGAAACAATATTGAAACTCTTATCTCCTAAGTCATCTTACTTCTTTCCAGCAATGATGCAGGTAAAAGCATATATGACagcataaatacaaatatttattatactttttttccacggttgtgttttgtttgataCAGGCTGTTACGACGGCTTAGTGTACGTGCTCCAGAGCAGCAATGGAGAAACCCACTGGACTTTTGTCACAGAAGATACCGTGAAAAGCTCTGCAGTTGTAGATCCTTCCAGTGGACTAGTCTACATAGGATCGCATGACCAACATGTGTATGCTTTGGATATTTATGTAAGCACACTGGCTGACTTTTCTGTATACAAGAGCCAATATCCGAATTAGACCCTATCTCTGGCACACCAAATGAATACTCTGGTAGTGTTCGTCCTCTCAGCACTTCACCCTAAAACTTTTGAGAAAGTTATGCCTGCTTGAAGTGGGCTTAGAATTACGTGGTAGTAATAAATGTAGTGgtgtgctcctgctcctgggtgAAACCACATCTTGAGCTTCTCAGTTACTGAATGCTCTGAGGGTGTTTCAGAGTAGGGTGCCCAGCTGGAAATAACACTGTGGCTTAGTTGTGGAAAGAGAATCTTAGGTTTCAAAAGAGCTGAtggggggagaaggaaaacaagg
Protein-coding regions in this window:
- the AASDH gene encoding beta-alanine-activating enzyme isoform X1, producing MTLQEMVNQAASLYSDRKAVWFDQCNDEPPTFYTYATVVKFAAELTAFLQKHCSHQGKCEIGLYCYPGINLPSWILGILQVPAAYSPIDPDAPPVLSTYFIRKCNLQHILVENDKIKKFQMSHTGWFSCNSSAVEHMGLTLFQASWSNTDVNSQVDNVNSKFEPFKAMANSQPGNTVCPEQLKVKTSEGEYMDVGQKCSLAYVLHTSGTTGTPKIVRVPHKCIVPNIQHLKSIFEITQDDVLFLASPLTFDPSVVEMFIALTSGASILVVPNTVKMMPLELSAALFRHHHVTVLQATPTLLRRFGAHIIKSTVLSADTSLRVLALGGEAFSVLSVLRSWKHKENRTSIFNLYGITEVSSWATCYKIPEEVFSADFRTDFSVPLGSPLLGTTVEVRDDNGSAVLEGEGQVFIGGEERICFLDDEITVPPGTMRETGDFVRVQNAQMVFLGRKDNQIKRHGKRFNIECLQQAAEDLCQVEACAVTWYQQEKLILFVVPSDDLEEREIVKELQKRLPAHAIPDELVWIKSLPLTSHGKVDISELNKIYRNHLNSRRRDSKLNGAEELWERLQYLWKSVLGFLGDSSGISRDAVFLHSGGDSLKALQFYDEIEVLVGRAVPGLLEVILSRTIEQVYTHILKTVFPDEDQLINNDNALKRKLSRNNGEEIHGKCSKLKSEINFEVVPGLISFIALSRGNHFLSTNFTKSLMQPNNTAQVGVEPLQQPSLLHLATPSIMKSPVQGHEMEKNRILTVTNKAHKTDCSSVQQLHAECSHIATAELTLFTRWKSNTRKCVDASPLVIIPFKDELSASVYVGSHSHTMQAVDLDSGEIKWEKTLGDRIESSACISKCGNFIIVGCYDGLVYVLQSSNGETHWTFVTEDTVKSSAVVDPSSGLVYIGSHDQHVYALDIYKKVCIWKSHCEGGAVFSSPCLSSSPHHVYVATLGGLLLAVNPVTGNKIWKSFLGKPLFSSPHCNEKCVCIGCVDGNLYCYTHSGEQAWQFPTNGPVFSSPCISTLTKQEVFFGSHDCFIYCCNTEGNLLWKFEATSSVYGTPFVFQSDDLKNKILLAAVSTDGTVWILNAKNGTAEGVAKLPGEVFSSPVVWGTKLVVGCRNDYVYCLDLCITGHKEQRGC
- the AASDH gene encoding beta-alanine-activating enzyme isoform X2; amino-acid sequence: MTLQEMVNQAASLYSDRKAVWFDQCNDEPPTFYTYATVVKFAAELTAFLQKHCSHQGKCEIGLYCYPGINLPSWILGILQVPAAYSPIDPDAPPVLSTYFIRKCNLQHILVENDKIKKFQMSHTGWFSCNSSAVEHMGLTLFQASWSNTDVNSQVDNVNSKFEPFKAMANSQPGNTVCPEQLKVKTSEGEYMDVGQKCSLAYVLHTSGTTGTPKIVRVPHKCIVPNIQHLKSIFEITQDDVLFLASPLTFDPSVVEMFIALTSGASILVVPNTVKMMPLELSAALFRHHHVTVLQATPTLLRRFGAHIIKSTVLSADTSLRVLALGGEAFSVLSVLRSWKHKENRTSIFNLYGITEVSSWATCYKIPEEVFSADFRTDFSVPLGSPLLGTTVEVRDDNGSAVLEGEGQVFIGGEERICFLDDEITVPPGTMRETGDFVRVQNAQMVFLGRKDNQIKRHGKRFNIECLQQAAEDLCQVEACAVTWYQQEKLILFVVPSDDLEEREIVKELQKRLPAHAIPDELVWIKSLPLTSHGDSSGISRDAVFLHSGGDSLKALQFYDEIEVLVGRAVPGLLEVILSRTIEQVYTHILKTVFPDEDQLINNDNALKRKLSRNNGEEIHGKCSKLKSEINFEVVPGLISFIALSRGNHFLSTNFTKSLMQPNNTAQVGVEPLQQPSLLHLATPSIMKSPVQGHEMEKNRILTVTNKAHKTDCSSVQQLHAECSHIATAELTLFTRWKSNTRKCVDASPLVIIPFKDELSASVYVGSHSHTMQAVDLDSGEIKWEKTLGDRIESSACISKCGNFIIVGCYDGLVYVLQSSNGETHWTFVTEDTVKSSAVVDPSSGLVYIGSHDQHVYALDIYKKVCIWKSHCEGGAVFSSPCLSSSPHHVYVATLGGLLLAVNPVTGNKIWKSFLGKPLFSSPHCNEKCVCIGCVDGNLYCYTHSGEQAWQFPTNGPVFSSPCISTLTKQEVFFGSHDCFIYCCNTEGNLLWKFEATSSVYGTPFVFQSDDLKNKILLAAVSTDGTVWILNAKNGTAEGVAKLPGEVFSSPVVWGTKLVVGCRNDYVYCLDLCITGHKEQRGC